In Pseudosulfitobacter pseudonitzschiae, one genomic interval encodes:
- a CDS encoding type IV secretion system protein — MSVVTYFVETSQGYLDTAAETQFGSVAATVGTLLVLGTTVVVIFVFLNMIYQYKAMDGRTAFWLAVKIGLIGIFATNWVQFNALSSAILAGIDSIAGALVASVGGGVPGPSGTFAEEFDRLIAELGEYLNAAGSELNWMAGAMLDIVGVLMLSILGGLAAFILVASRLMIALLIGIAPVMMFLTLFDVTKDYFARWLSALISFAIYPIVVAGVFATITGVASALIGELGDPEGATNIGALIPFFMMVLMAKGFIVATPFIVRAISGNIMMPALSGGLSGSYGFARAAMGNQQAYNRYLVGGASGAEYAALRARQMFGVQQMPQRPGMANVTPTGSSPSTGTGSQMLAQLARLGRLGRR, encoded by the coding sequence ATGAGCGTCGTCACCTACTTCGTTGAAACCTCCCAAGGCTATCTCGACACCGCCGCCGAAACGCAATTCGGATCTGTTGCCGCTACAGTGGGTACGCTGCTCGTCCTTGGAACAACGGTCGTCGTGATCTTCGTCTTCCTGAACATGATCTACCAATACAAAGCGATGGACGGACGAACGGCGTTCTGGCTTGCGGTGAAGATCGGGTTGATTGGAATATTTGCGACCAATTGGGTGCAGTTTAATGCACTGTCATCAGCCATACTAGCTGGCATCGATAGCATCGCTGGCGCGCTTGTTGCTTCGGTTGGTGGCGGCGTGCCCGGCCCCTCCGGCACCTTCGCCGAAGAGTTTGACAGGCTCATTGCCGAGCTCGGGGAGTATCTGAATGCGGCGGGGTCGGAGCTCAACTGGATGGCGGGCGCGATGCTCGATATCGTCGGGGTCCTGATGCTGTCGATTTTAGGTGGGCTTGCGGCGTTCATTTTGGTGGCTTCGCGTCTGATGATCGCCCTGCTTATTGGCATCGCGCCGGTGATGATGTTCCTGACGCTGTTTGACGTCACCAAAGACTACTTTGCTCGGTGGCTCTCCGCGCTGATCTCTTTTGCCATTTATCCCATTGTCGTGGCAGGTGTATTTGCAACGATCACAGGTGTTGCCTCCGCATTGATCGGGGAACTTGGTGATCCTGAAGGAGCGACGAACATCGGCGCGCTCATCCCGTTTTTTATGATGGTTCTCATGGCCAAAGGATTTATCGTCGCAACGCCATTCATCGTGCGGGCGATATCGGGGAATATCATGATGCCTGCGCTGTCGGGTGGCCTGAGTGGAAGCTATGGATTTGCCCGTGCGGCCATGGGCAATCAACAGGCTTACAATCGCTATCTCGTTGGAGGTGCCAGCGGGGCAGAATACGCCGCACTCAGAGCGCGTCAGATGTTTGGAGTACAACAAATGCCACAACGGCCGGGGATGGCAAATGTGACACCCACAGGAAGCAGTCCATCGACCGGAACTGGATCGCAAATGCTGGCTCAGCTTGCGAGGCTTGGCAGATTGGGGAGACGATGA